One window of the Glycocaulis alkaliphilus genome contains the following:
- a CDS encoding undecaprenyl-diphosphate phosphatase: MSLMLLVLIAIVQGLTEFLPVSSSAHLILAPLAFGVEPQSVLIDVMAHLGSLLAVMVYFRKEIAQVIVGVLAWFTGKMTPGGRLALLVVIATPPVMIVAAILYFTGWMDLVRSPAVIAAATLVFALPLWLADRYGPRVKTVETLTYKDAAVIGLAQAVAMIPGSSRSGLMMTAARMLGAERSAAARFAMLTSIPVIAAFGLQSGIDLARGEDPGASLTDGLIAVGLSFAASLVAIHLLLKLVDRFGFLPFVIYRIALALAILAVIVFVV, translated from the coding sequence ATGAGCCTGATGCTGCTGGTCCTGATCGCGATTGTGCAGGGCCTGACCGAGTTTCTGCCGGTCTCCTCCTCCGCGCACCTGATCCTTGCCCCGCTGGCCTTCGGGGTAGAGCCGCAGAGCGTGCTCATCGACGTGATGGCGCATCTGGGTTCGCTGCTGGCCGTTATGGTCTATTTCCGCAAGGAAATCGCCCAGGTGATCGTGGGCGTGCTGGCCTGGTTTACCGGAAAGATGACGCCGGGCGGGCGCCTCGCCCTGCTGGTGGTGATCGCGACGCCGCCGGTGATGATCGTGGCGGCCATTCTCTACTTTACCGGCTGGATGGATCTGGTGCGCTCGCCCGCCGTAATCGCGGCCGCCACGCTGGTCTTCGCGCTGCCGCTCTGGCTGGCCGACAGATACGGTCCGCGCGTGAAGACGGTGGAGACGCTGACCTACAAGGATGCTGCCGTGATTGGCCTTGCCCAGGCGGTGGCGATGATTCCCGGCTCCAGCCGGTCCGGCCTGATGATGACGGCGGCGCGCATGCTGGGGGCGGAACGCTCGGCAGCCGCCCGCTTTGCCATGCTGACCAGCATTCCCGTCATCGCCGCTTTCGGCCTGCAATCGGGTATTGATCTGGCGCGCGGTGAAGATCCGGGCGCGAGCCTCACGGACGGGCTGATTGCGGTTGGCCTTTCCTTTGCGGCGAGCCTTGTCGCCATCCACCTTCTTTTGAAGCTGGTCGATCGCTTCGGCTTTCTGCCCTTCGTCATCTACCGCATCGCGCTGGCTCTCGCGATTCTGGCGGTGATTGTCTTCGTGGTGTGA
- the lptC gene encoding LPS export ABC transporter periplasmic protein LptC, protein MNTLTFAAAEPSASRAVAAARLRARVVRNARIVLIVLIGALVANLLVQSFLAGNHEPAARPAMLGDGERIVNPRFTGRDAHGRAYVVTADSAVRRMVGLGNLTDLESPRIDYALLFGGSRQPDASEVLSRMGVYDDATRTLRMSDTVRFTTRSGYEFRTEGASIDLDEGVVYGEEPVQGRAPWGGVQAYGFELHEEGRRLRFTGGVVTRFYVGDGASAPEEDR, encoded by the coding sequence ATGAACACGCTGACATTCGCAGCCGCCGAGCCATCGGCAAGCCGGGCGGTTGCTGCCGCCCGTCTGCGGGCGCGAGTCGTGCGCAATGCACGCATTGTCCTGATCGTCCTGATCGGCGCGCTTGTGGCCAATCTGCTGGTGCAGTCATTCCTGGCCGGCAACCACGAACCGGCGGCCCGGCCGGCGATGCTGGGCGACGGGGAGCGGATCGTAAACCCGCGTTTTACTGGCCGCGACGCGCACGGGCGCGCCTATGTGGTCACGGCGGATTCGGCTGTGCGCCGGATGGTGGGGCTGGGCAATCTGACTGATCTGGAAAGTCCGCGCATCGACTATGCCCTGCTGTTTGGCGGGTCGCGTCAGCCCGATGCATCCGAGGTGTTGTCGCGCATGGGTGTCTATGATGATGCCACGCGCACCTTGCGCATGTCCGACACGGTCCGTTTCACCACCCGGTCGGGCTATGAGTTCCGCACTGAAGGCGCGTCGATAGACTTGGACGAAGGTGTGGTATACGGCGAAGAGCCGGTGCAGGGGCGCGCGCCATGGGGCGGCGTGCAGGCATATGGTTTCGAGTTGCATGAGGAAGGCCGGCGTTTGCGCTTTACCGGCGGTGTGGTGACGCGCTTCTATGTCGGTGACGGCGCGTCTGCGCCCGAGGAGGACCGATGA
- the hpf gene encoding ribosome hibernation-promoting factor, HPF/YfiA family, which yields MHIQFVSKGIDVSPALRERIEGKVEEGTAKYFSRPGEAFVTAAKEGFGFRVECALHLPSGAFLQATGEGADAYAAAEVAVEHLEKRLRRYKRRLKDHHAENKVELPAEETPIVVFRGNGRAVTLDEDDADLDDGGATGGSEPVIVAETVGELRTLTVSMAVHEMDVLDTPFMLFRNAASGSLNVVYRRPDGHVGWIDPAREAKDGAVR from the coding sequence ATGCACATCCAGTTTGTTTCCAAAGGTATCGACGTTTCTCCAGCCCTTCGTGAACGTATCGAGGGCAAGGTTGAGGAAGGCACGGCGAAATATTTCAGCCGTCCTGGCGAGGCGTTTGTCACCGCCGCCAAGGAAGGCTTTGGCTTCCGGGTGGAGTGCGCACTGCACCTGCCGTCGGGCGCTTTCCTTCAGGCCACAGGCGAAGGGGCCGATGCCTATGCCGCTGCCGAAGTTGCGGTCGAACATCTGGAAAAACGTCTGCGCCGTTACAAGCGCCGCCTGAAGGACCACCACGCCGAAAACAAGGTGGAGTTGCCTGCCGAGGAGACGCCGATCGTGGTCTTCAGGGGCAATGGCCGGGCTGTAACGCTCGACGAGGACGATGCCGATCTGGACGATGGCGGCGCTACCGGCGGCAGCGAGCCGGTCATTGTGGCCGAAACGGTTGGTGAGCTGCGCACGCTGACCGTCTCCATGGCGGTCCACGAGATGGACGTGCTCGATACGCCGTTCATGCTGTTCCGGAATGCAGCAAGCGGATCGCTCAATGTGGTCTACAGGCGTCCTGATGGCCATGTGGGGTGGATTGATCCTGCCCGAGAGGCTAAAGACGGCGCCGTTCGCTGA
- a CDS encoding ribonuclease D, with product MTIHFHKADLPAGLDLGKRVAIDTETLGLSLVRDPLCLVQLSAGDGDAHIVQLDRSSYDCPNLKALLADEGVEKILHFARFDVAMIARDLGVTLRPVFCTKIASKLARTYTDRHGLKDVAREIAGVELSKQQQSSDWGAGEISEAQLKYAADDVLYLHQIRDGLEAMLIREGRMEMAKACFSFLPTRAALDLAGWADADIFAHS from the coding sequence ATGACCATCCATTTCCACAAGGCCGACCTGCCCGCCGGGCTGGATCTTGGAAAACGCGTTGCAATCGATACCGAGACGCTTGGCCTGTCGCTGGTGCGCGATCCGCTATGCCTGGTCCAGTTGTCGGCAGGCGACGGGGACGCACATATCGTCCAGCTGGACCGTTCCTCCTATGACTGCCCGAATCTGAAAGCGCTGCTGGCCGATGAAGGCGTAGAGAAAATTCTCCATTTTGCGCGCTTTGATGTGGCGATGATTGCGCGTGATCTGGGTGTTACGCTGCGGCCTGTATTCTGCACCAAGATCGCTTCCAAGCTGGCGCGGACCTATACCGACCGGCACGGTCTGAAGGACGTGGCACGCGAGATCGCGGGGGTGGAGCTTTCCAAACAGCAGCAAAGCTCTGACTGGGGCGCAGGCGAAATCAGCGAAGCGCAGCTTAAATACGCCGCTGATGACGTTCTCTATCTGCATCAGATCCGCGACGGGCTGGAAGCCATGCTGATCCGCGAGGGGCGGATGGAGATGGCAAAGGCGTGCTTCAGCTTCCTGCCAACCCGGGCGGCGCTGGATCTGGCCGGCTGGGCGGACGCCGACATTTTCGCTCACAGCTAG
- the rpoN gene encoding RNA polymerase factor sigma-54 translates to MAKLGQRLEARQGQGLVMTPQLQQAIKLLQLNNMELAEFVEEELERNPLLERDERPEPGGEEERTPAGEAADPHGELSFDAPSSAADDAFDADREAMYADSAPDMAGARDTGGAVDWSRAGKGGGGFDGEDYDAAAHASREKTLREHLHDQLADLALTSADRMIAAHLIDLADDDGYMRADLAETAERLGVTVSEVEALLARLQEFEPAGVMARGLQECLAIQLAERNRLDPAMAALVDNLPLLAKHDYAGLRGLCEVDQEDLEDMIAELKRLTPKPGLAFGSDSTRAVEPDVYVRERPDGSWAVELNTDTLPRVLMNNRYAAQIAGSARSAEEKTFITECTQNASWLVKSLDQRARTILKVASEIVRQQDLFLAKGVAWLRPLNLKTVADAVGMHESTVSRVTSNKYVSTPRGLFELKYFFTSSIASADGGEAYSAEAVRYRIKTMIQSETVDDVMSDDAIVDRLLSDGIEIARRTVAKYREAMNIPSSVQRRRMMKR, encoded by the coding sequence ATGGCAAAGCTCGGACAAAGGCTGGAGGCAAGGCAGGGGCAGGGTCTGGTAATGACCCCGCAGCTCCAGCAGGCCATCAAGCTGCTGCAGCTGAACAATATGGAACTTGCCGAGTTCGTCGAGGAAGAGCTGGAGCGCAACCCGCTGCTGGAGCGTGACGAGCGCCCGGAGCCCGGCGGTGAAGAGGAGCGCACCCCTGCCGGGGAGGCCGCAGATCCGCATGGCGAGCTCAGCTTTGACGCCCCGTCCTCTGCCGCCGACGATGCCTTCGATGCTGATCGCGAGGCGATGTATGCCGACAGCGCGCCCGACATGGCAGGCGCGCGCGATACCGGCGGAGCGGTGGACTGGTCGCGTGCCGGAAAGGGCGGGGGCGGTTTCGATGGCGAGGATTATGATGCTGCGGCCCATGCCAGCCGGGAAAAGACCCTGCGTGAGCATCTGCATGACCAGCTGGCCGATCTGGCGCTGACGAGCGCTGACCGCATGATCGCGGCCCACCTGATCGATCTGGCCGATGATGATGGCTATATGCGCGCAGACCTTGCGGAGACGGCAGAGCGTCTCGGCGTCACCGTGTCCGAGGTTGAGGCCCTGCTGGCGCGTCTGCAGGAGTTTGAACCGGCGGGTGTCATGGCGCGCGGCCTGCAGGAATGCCTGGCGATACAGCTGGCCGAACGCAACCGGCTGGACCCGGCCATGGCGGCGCTGGTGGATAACCTGCCCTTGCTGGCCAAGCATGATTATGCGGGCCTGCGGGGCCTTTGCGAGGTCGATCAGGAAGACCTTGAAGACATGATCGCCGAGCTGAAACGGCTCACCCCCAAGCCGGGCCTCGCTTTTGGTTCTGACAGCACCCGGGCGGTCGAGCCGGACGTCTATGTGCGTGAGCGGCCGGACGGCAGCTGGGCGGTCGAGCTCAATACCGACACCCTGCCGCGCGTGCTGATGAATAACCGATATGCCGCGCAGATTGCCGGCAGTGCGCGCTCGGCGGAGGAAAAGACCTTCATCACCGAATGCACACAGAACGCGTCATGGCTGGTCAAAAGCCTCGATCAGCGTGCGCGCACCATCCTGAAAGTCGCCAGCGAGATTGTCCGCCAGCAGGACCTGTTTCTGGCCAAGGGCGTGGCCTGGCTGCGTCCGCTGAACCTGAAGACGGTCGCCGATGCGGTCGGCATGCACGAGAGCACGGTCAGCCGGGTCACCTCCAATAAATATGTGTCGACGCCGCGCGGCCTGTTCGAGCTGAAATATTTCTTCACCTCCTCCATCGCGTCTGCCGATGGCGGCGAGGCCTATTCGGCCGAGGCTGTACGCTACCGCATCAAGACCATGATCCAGTCCGAAACGGTGGACGATGTGATGAGCGATGACGCCATTGTTGACCGTCTGCTATCTGACGGGATCGAGATTGCCCGGCGCACCGTGGCAAAATACCGCGAGGCGATGAACATTCCCTCATCGGTGCAGCGCCGCCGGATGATGAAGCGATAG
- a CDS encoding carboxymuconolactone decarboxylase family protein, translating into MSLESLKEHIPDYAKDIRLNLSSLARETGLDDQKKYGCFLASAWATGNAALIRAIAGEVDGKLSPEAVNAAKAAAAVMGMNNVYYRFVHLASAKDYKTLPARLRMNVIANPGVDKADFELWSLAVSAINGCGMCIDAHEAELKKHGISADQIQTAVRIASVVNAAASVIEAETAAAA; encoded by the coding sequence ATGAGCCTTGAGAGCCTCAAAGAGCACATCCCCGATTACGCCAAGGACATCCGGCTGAACCTGTCCTCGCTGGCGCGCGAGACCGGACTGGACGACCAGAAGAAATATGGCTGCTTCCTCGCCTCGGCCTGGGCCACGGGCAATGCGGCGCTGATCCGCGCCATTGCCGGTGAAGTCGACGGCAAGCTTTCACCCGAGGCCGTGAACGCCGCCAAGGCCGCCGCCGCCGTGATGGGCATGAATAATGTCTATTACCGCTTCGTGCATCTGGCCTCGGCCAAGGACTACAAGACCCTGCCCGCGCGCCTGCGCATGAACGTCATCGCCAATCCGGGCGTGGACAAGGCCGATTTCGAGCTGTGGTCGCTCGCCGTCTCCGCCATTAATGGCTGCGGCATGTGCATCGACGCGCATGAGGCCGAGCTGAAAAAGCATGGCATCAGTGCCGACCAGATCCAGACCGCCGTGCGCATCGCCTCGGTGGTCAATGCCGCCGCCAGCGTGATCGAGGCCGAAACCGCCGCTGCGGCGTAA
- a CDS encoding LptA/OstA family protein, with the protein MRLIFAVTALASAMAAASILTPEALARQDGPDFLDISSDDQEILDQQDRVRFMGNVNAIRGDTRLRADEAEAQLARNPETGQRRIERITAQGDVFYVTATETARGDRAVYTLSDEVIVLTGAVVLTQGCNVSTGQELRINLQTGVSRLTGGNGRVRSLFFSQDGERPAASGDCPAPPVPGPAPRGYSAEFPAAN; encoded by the coding sequence ATGAGGCTGATCTTTGCCGTTACCGCGCTGGCGTCCGCCATGGCCGCTGCCAGCATCCTGACCCCTGAGGCCCTGGCCCGGCAGGATGGACCAGATTTCCTTGATATCAGCTCGGATGATCAGGAAATTCTCGACCAGCAGGATCGCGTCCGCTTCATGGGCAATGTCAACGCCATTCGCGGCGATACGCGCCTGCGGGCGGACGAGGCCGAAGCCCAGCTCGCGCGTAATCCCGAGACCGGACAGCGCCGTATCGAGCGCATTACGGCGCAGGGCGATGTGTTCTATGTGACGGCAACCGAGACCGCGCGCGGTGACCGTGCCGTCTATACCCTGTCGGATGAGGTCATAGTGCTGACTGGCGCGGTGGTTCTGACGCAAGGCTGCAATGTGTCTACCGGTCAGGAGCTGCGTATAAATCTGCAAACCGGCGTGTCACGCCTGACGGGCGGCAATGGCCGTGTGCGCAGCCTGTTCTTTTCGCAGGATGGCGAGCGCCCTGCGGCAAGCGGGGATTGTCCGGCGCCGCCCGTTCCCGGACCGGCGCCGCGCGGCTATAGCGCCGAGTTCCCTGCGGCGAACTAG
- a CDS encoding complex I NDUFA9 subunit family protein: protein MLRDEMITVFGGSGFIGRYAVRALVRAGYRVRVATRLPHTAIDLKPMGSVGQIQLVQANVRHKASIERAIEGASAVINLTGILAQSGRQTFRSVQAQGAQSIAQAAKAAGITRFVQISAIGADADSKSAYAQTKAAGEKAVMDAIPTATILRPSIVFGDEDSFFNRFAQMALYTPALPLIGGGKTVFQPVWAGDVGAAVLAALENPAAQGKAYELGGPARYSFKDLLQYITATIRRPRLLVPVPWLAAYGIGFAGEIAGALPFVPTVLTRDQVTLLKTDNVVAEGAPGLADLGISPASVEAIVPSYLYRFRQGGQFAPAE, encoded by the coding sequence ATGCTGCGCGATGAAATGATCACGGTGTTTGGCGGTTCGGGTTTCATCGGACGCTATGCGGTGCGCGCACTGGTCAGGGCCGGTTACCGGGTGCGCGTCGCCACGCGCCTGCCCCACACCGCTATTGATCTCAAACCCATGGGTTCAGTCGGCCAGATACAGCTGGTCCAGGCCAATGTGCGCCACAAGGCCTCGATCGAGCGGGCTATTGAAGGCGCCAGCGCCGTCATCAACCTGACCGGCATTCTGGCGCAGTCCGGCCGCCAGACTTTCCGGTCTGTGCAGGCGCAAGGCGCGCAGAGCATCGCGCAGGCCGCAAAGGCTGCGGGCATTACCCGCTTTGTGCAGATTTCGGCCATCGGAGCGGACGCAGACAGCAAGTCCGCCTACGCGCAGACCAAGGCCGCAGGCGAAAAGGCGGTGATGGATGCCATCCCTACCGCCACCATTCTGCGCCCGTCCATTGTGTTCGGGGACGAGGACAGCTTCTTCAACCGGTTTGCCCAGATGGCGCTCTACACGCCCGCCCTGCCGCTGATTGGCGGCGGCAAGACGGTGTTCCAGCCAGTCTGGGCAGGCGATGTCGGCGCGGCAGTTCTGGCCGCGCTGGAAAACCCGGCCGCACAGGGCAAGGCCTACGAGCTTGGCGGGCCGGCCCGCTACAGCTTCAAGGACTTGCTCCAGTACATCACGGCCACCATCCGGCGTCCGCGCCTTCTGGTGCCAGTGCCATGGCTTGCTGCCTACGGGATCGGGTTTGCCGGCGAGATCGCAGGCGCCCTGCCCTTCGTGCCAACCGTGCTGACGCGCGACCAGGTGACCTTGCTGAAAACCGATAATGTCGTGGCCGAAGGTGCGCCGGGGCTCGCGGATCTCGGTATCAGCCCGGCCTCCGTGGAGGCAATCGTGCCGTCCTATCTCTACCGTTTCCGGCAAGGCGGTCAGTTCGCACCGGCGGAGTAG
- a CDS encoding Crp/Fnr family transcriptional regulator — protein MRHPFLLKAALLILQSALTRKLSAFVSLVDDDLETLARFHQRRRTFMPGHELVHEGEKRQSAFVLAEGWACSFKILPDGERQIVDFQIPGDFLGLRSILFRTSDHSVQAITRIEASEVLSSDLLNAFADAPRLATAVLWAASRDEAMVVERLCSLGRRSAEERMAHFLLELGARLNILGIGDLTDFACPLTQYHLGDALGLTAVHVNRVLRRLREDNLLTMRNGQVTILDLERLKGLAGFDANYLDQDGPLLR, from the coding sequence ATGCGTCACCCGTTCTTGCTGAAAGCCGCCCTATTGATCCTGCAAAGCGCCCTGACAAGGAAGCTCTCGGCCTTCGTCTCGCTAGTGGATGACGATCTGGAGACCCTTGCGCGCTTTCATCAGCGCCGCCGGACGTTCATGCCTGGCCACGAGCTGGTGCACGAAGGCGAAAAGCGCCAGTCCGCCTTTGTTCTGGCAGAAGGCTGGGCGTGTTCGTTCAAGATACTGCCCGACGGCGAACGCCAGATCGTGGATTTCCAGATCCCTGGAGACTTTCTGGGACTGCGCAGCATACTCTTCCGGACATCAGATCACAGCGTCCAGGCGATAACGCGCATTGAAGCCTCCGAGGTTCTGTCCTCAGACCTTCTGAACGCCTTTGCGGACGCCCCCAGACTCGCCACGGCCGTTTTGTGGGCAGCATCACGCGACGAGGCGATGGTGGTGGAGCGCCTGTGCAGTCTGGGCCGCCGGTCAGCCGAGGAGCGCATGGCGCACTTCCTGCTGGAGCTGGGCGCGCGGCTGAACATTCTGGGTATCGGCGATTTGACCGACTTTGCGTGTCCACTGACGCAATACCATCTCGGCGACGCGCTGGGTCTTACCGCCGTACATGTAAACCGCGTGCTTCGCCGGTTGCGCGAGGACAATCTGCTGACGATGCGCAATGGCCAGGTGACCATTCTCGATCTTGAGCGCCTTAAGGGTCTGGCCGGCTTCGATGCGAACTATCTCGATCAGGACGGGCCGCTGCTTCGTTAA
- a CDS encoding peroxiredoxin, producing MLGIGQKLPEFEITGVKPGFNHHEENGESAFETLTEASFPGKWKVIVFYPKDFTFVCPTEIVAFAKLNDEFADRDAVVLTGSTDNEFCKLAWRREHADLNKLDQWQFADTTGSLVDQLGIRSPEGVAYRYTFIVDDENTIQHVYATNLNVGRNPEDTLRVLDALQTDELCPCNRAVGGETLKAA from the coding sequence ATGCTGGGTATCGGCCAGAAACTTCCCGAATTTGAAATCACGGGCGTAAAGCCGGGCTTCAACCATCACGAGGAAAACGGCGAGTCTGCGTTCGAGACGCTGACTGAAGCCAGCTTCCCCGGCAAGTGGAAGGTCATCGTCTTCTACCCGAAGGACTTCACCTTCGTGTGCCCGACCGAGATCGTCGCCTTTGCCAAGCTCAACGACGAATTTGCCGACCGTGACGCCGTGGTTCTGACCGGCTCGACCGACAATGAGTTCTGCAAGCTGGCCTGGCGCCGCGAGCATGCCGACCTCAACAAGCTGGACCAGTGGCAGTTTGCCGACACGACCGGCTCGCTGGTCGATCAGCTCGGCATCCGTTCGCCCGAAGGCGTCGCCTACCGCTACACCTTCATCGTGGACGATGAGAACACGATCCAGCACGTCTACGCGACCAACCTCAATGTCGGTCGCAACCCGGAAGACACGCTGCGCGTGCTCGACGCGCTGCAGACCGACGAGCTGTGCCCGTGCAACCGCGCGGTCGGCGGCGAGACGCTGAAAGCGGCTTAA
- a CDS encoding hydrogen peroxide-inducible genes activator encodes MSANLPTLRQLQFLIVLAEHGNFSRAAEAAHVTQPTLSAGIKELELSLGTTLVERGARGASLTPAGEAAAARARTILTEAEDLVHAARAAGEPLAGQFRLGVIPTIAPFLLPRVLPALRSEFAQLELFLREDLTPRLVDALKERRLDAALIALPYEAAGIETRSIAMDEFLFACAPGHKLADANPLSPVMLADESLLLLEDGHCLRDHALSVCSTSHSASGPGSARADAARSDFAATSLHTLVQMVRSGLGATLLPRLAVDGGVAEGLGLVIKPFDPPVAGREIGMAWRRGSARAEEAAKLSGAVKAALAPR; translated from the coding sequence ATGAGTGCAAATCTTCCCACATTGCGGCAGTTGCAATTTCTTATTGTGCTGGCCGAGCATGGCAATTTCAGCCGCGCAGCCGAGGCCGCCCACGTTACCCAGCCTACCCTGTCGGCGGGTATCAAGGAGCTGGAGCTGAGCCTTGGCACCACGCTGGTAGAGCGCGGGGCACGTGGTGCCAGTCTCACCCCGGCGGGTGAAGCGGCTGCGGCAAGAGCGCGCACCATCCTCACCGAGGCGGAAGACCTTGTGCATGCCGCGCGTGCGGCTGGCGAGCCGCTGGCCGGGCAGTTCCGCCTGGGCGTGATCCCCACCATTGCGCCCTTCCTCCTGCCGCGTGTCCTTCCCGCCTTGCGCAGCGAATTTGCACAGCTGGAGCTGTTCCTGCGCGAGGATCTGACCCCGCGCCTTGTCGATGCCCTCAAAGAACGCCGGCTTGATGCTGCGCTGATCGCGCTGCCCTATGAGGCGGCGGGGATCGAGACGCGCTCCATCGCCATGGACGAGTTCCTGTTTGCCTGCGCGCCGGGCCACAAGCTGGCGGATGCGAACCCGCTCAGCCCGGTCATGCTGGCTGATGAATCCCTTCTCCTGCTGGAAGACGGCCATTGCCTGCGCGATCACGCGCTCAGCGTGTGTTCAACCAGCCATAGCGCGTCAGGGCCCGGCTCGGCCCGCGCCGATGCTGCGCGGTCAGACTTTGCCGCCACCAGCCTGCACACGCTGGTGCAGATGGTCAGGAGCGGACTCGGCGCCACCCTCCTGCCGCGCCTGGCGGTTGATGGCGGGGTCGCTGAGGGGCTGGGCCTTGTCATCAAGCCGTTTGATCCGCCGGTTGCAGGGCGTGAGATCGGCATGGCGTGGCGGCGCGGCTCTGCGCGCGCAGAAGAAGCGGCCAAGCTGTCCGGGGCGGTCAAGGCAGCGCTCGCACCGCGCTGA
- a CDS encoding DUF3800 domain-containing protein → MDYDYVLYVDEAGDPGLRTVRPIDTNGASEWMVLSGVLVAKQNEADILQRISTLPSMIGARNQHDFHFKNLAPHRKLAVCSQLATWPVRCFAVCSNKRNMRGMHDAKPHAEIVSVKSWFYAWLFRLLVERVSNWVAVRSARELGRPGILKIEISQRGGVRYVGMRAYMEWLKQTFDANVGALSQHGSVDFRVISIPLIQDFSHRSRLGLRMADWTASAFFKAIDIHQTGACDASFAKALGPRIARASGQSLPAGYGVKLMPGWNSGHLKNVDPIQLDIFRYYGYPREWRSNW, encoded by the coding sequence ATGGACTATGATTACGTTTTGTATGTTGACGAGGCAGGTGACCCCGGACTGCGAACAGTTCGGCCCATAGACACCAATGGCGCAAGCGAGTGGATGGTGCTTTCGGGAGTGCTCGTGGCCAAACAAAACGAAGCAGACATTCTTCAGCGCATTTCCACATTACCATCAATGATAGGTGCGCGAAACCAGCATGACTTTCATTTCAAAAACCTTGCTCCACATCGAAAACTGGCTGTGTGCTCGCAGCTTGCTACGTGGCCGGTCCGTTGTTTCGCGGTGTGCTCAAACAAGCGCAATATGCGTGGTATGCACGATGCAAAGCCCCATGCGGAGATAGTTTCTGTCAAGAGCTGGTTTTACGCTTGGCTCTTTCGCCTACTCGTTGAGCGGGTGTCGAACTGGGTTGCGGTAAGGAGCGCCCGCGAGCTTGGCCGCCCAGGTATCTTGAAGATCGAAATAAGTCAGCGTGGCGGGGTGCGCTATGTCGGAATGCGCGCCTATATGGAATGGCTCAAACAAACGTTTGATGCCAATGTCGGCGCGCTATCCCAGCACGGGTCGGTGGACTTTCGGGTGATTTCGATCCCCCTGATCCAAGACTTCAGCCACCGATCTCGCTTAGGGCTACGCATGGCGGACTGGACCGCCAGCGCGTTTTTCAAGGCAATAGATATACATCAGACAGGGGCATGCGATGCCTCGTTTGCAAAGGCGTTAGGGCCTCGGATTGCCCGCGCATCAGGGCAATCCTTGCCCGCCGGTTACGGGGTCAAGCTCATGCCCGGATGGAACTCTGGACATCTCAAAAATGTGGATCCGATTCAGTTGGATATATTCCGCTACTACGGCTATCCGCGGGAATGGCGAAGCAACTGGTGA
- the lptB gene encoding LPS export ABC transporter ATP-binding protein, which yields MTMPDSSADGLHVESIGKAFGRRVVVKSVSLKLCRGEVVGLLGPNGAGKTTCFYMITGLIPADHGRIMLDGQDITAFPMFQRARLGIGYLPQEASIFRGMTVFENVTATAEIAEKDKTARKKLVEDLLEELGVDHLRDSPAMALSGGERRRVEIARALATRPGFILLDEPFAGIDPLAIADIRDLILFLKQRGIGILITDHNVRETLQITDRAAIIHDGEVLFEGKPEAVRADPSVRRVYLGDSFQ from the coding sequence ATGACCATGCCAGACAGCAGTGCTGACGGCCTCCATGTCGAGTCAATCGGCAAGGCGTTTGGCCGGCGCGTCGTGGTCAAATCCGTCTCGCTCAAGCTGTGCCGGGGCGAGGTTGTCGGACTGCTGGGGCCGAACGGTGCCGGCAAGACAACCTGCTTTTACATGATAACCGGGCTCATTCCGGCCGATCACGGGCGGATCATGCTGGATGGGCAGGACATCACGGCCTTTCCGATGTTCCAGCGGGCACGCCTCGGTATTGGCTATCTGCCTCAGGAAGCCTCCATTTTCCGTGGTATGACAGTGTTTGAGAACGTCACCGCCACCGCCGAAATCGCCGAGAAGGACAAGACGGCGCGCAAGAAGCTGGTCGAGGACCTGCTCGAGGAGCTGGGCGTCGACCATTTGCGCGACAGTCCGGCCATGGCCCTTTCGGGCGGGGAACGCCGCCGGGTGGAGATTGCCCGCGCGCTGGCGACCCGTCCGGGCTTCATCCTGCTGGACGAGCCGTTTGCCGGTATTGATCCGCTGGCCATTGCGGATATTCGCGACCTGATCCTCTTCCTCAAACAGCGCGGGATCGGAATACTCATTACAGACCACAATGTGCGCGAGACGCTGCAGATCACGGACCGCGCCGCCATCATCCATGACGGAGAGGTATTGTTCGAGGGCAAGCCCGAAGCGGTACGTGCCGATCCGTCCGTGCGCCGGGTCTATCTCGGCGACAGTTTTCAGTAG